One genomic window of Mycteria americana isolate JAX WOST 10 ecotype Jacksonville Zoo and Gardens chromosome Z, USCA_MyAme_1.0, whole genome shotgun sequence includes the following:
- the LOC142422053 gene encoding cyclic AMP-responsive element-binding protein 3-like protein 3 isoform X2 → MSCPEELAALADEDLLDFLLNDNAPCPEILGDEYSLLEYWSLPEPEPLDKETDDLISSLLRPFNNEPGMLQGYLPADTDSGISEDQHLSHSPGSELASSPWSSDIVRVDHNYSLHWDWPALESVRSDMAEGDVSIDLGGWMSLEGTSKALEQSSNFPIAVPVDAEPQLVPGAVVQSNLPELILTEEERQLLKKEGVSIPTCLPLTKAEDRLLKQVRRKIRNKQSAQDSRRRKKMCMDGLENRVAACTAQNHRLEKKAQLLQKQNVSLLELLRKLQALVRKSTTKTTAPKTCTVVVVLSFCLILSPSTCLLRSREPQPELRATHPPTFRRQRTPSWALPSCSPRATLCRQRCQWHGKPR, encoded by the exons ATGTCGTGCCCAGAGGAACTGGCTGCCCTGGCAGATGAGGACCTGCTTGACTTCCTCCTGAACGATAACGCTCCCTGCCCTGAAATCTTAGGGGACGAGTACAGTCTGCTGGAATACTGGAGCCTGCCAGAGCCTGAG ccCCTGGACAAGGAGACGGATGACTTAATCAGCTCCCTGCTGAGGCCCTTTAACAATGAACCAGGCATGCTGCAGGGTTATTTGCCTGCTGACACTGACAGCGGCATTTCTGAGGATCAGCATCTGTCCCATAGCCCTGGCAGCGAACTTGCCAGCAGCCCTTGGAGCTCAGACATTGTGCGGGTTGATCACAACTATTCCCTTCATTGGGACTGGCCTGCGCTGGAAAGTGTGAGGTCAGACATGGCAGAAGGAGATGTTTCCATTGACCTTG ggGGATGGATGAGTTTGGAAGGCACGAGCAAGGCACTGGAACAGAGCTCCAATTTCCCCATTGCTGTTCCTGTGGATGCCGAACCCCAGCTTGTGCCTGGAGCCGTCGTGCAG TCCAACTTGCCAGAGCTGATCctgacagaggaggagaggcagctccTGAAGAAAGAAGGTGTTTCAATACCAACCTGTCTGCCACTGACCAAA GCTGAAGACCGACTTCTGAAGCAAGTGCGTCGGAAGATCCGGAACAAACAGTCAGCTCAGGATAGTCGTCGCAGGAAGAAGATGTGCATGGATGGCCTGGAAAACAG GGTGGCAGCCTGCACAGCTCAGAACCACAGGCTGGAGAAGAAAGcgcagctgctgcagaaacaaaacGT GTCGCTGCTCGAGCTGTTGCGGAAACTGCAGGCCTTGGTGAGAAAGTCCACCACCAAAACTACCGCACCAAAAACCTGCACCGTG gTCGTggttctgtccttctgcctcattctctcccccagcacctgctTGTTGAGGAGCAGAGAGCCACAGCCAGAGCTCAGAG CAACTCATCCTCCGACCTTCCGGCGGCAGCGGACTCCGAGCTGGgccctccccagctgctctcccagaGCGACCCTTTGCAGGCAGCGGTGCCAGTGGCATGGAAAGCCAAGATGA
- the LOC142422053 gene encoding cyclic AMP-responsive element-binding protein 3-like isoform X1, whose amino-acid sequence MSCPEELAALADEDLLDFLLNDNAPCPEILGDEYSLLEYWSLPEPEPLDKETDDLISSLLRPFNNEPGMLQGYLPADTDSGISEDQHLSHSPGSELASSPWSSDIVRVDHNYSLHWDWPALESVRSDMAEGDVSIDLGGWMSLEGTSKALEQSSNFPIAVPVDAEPQLVPGAVVQSNLPELILTEEERQLLKKEGVSIPTCLPLTKAEDRLLKQVRRKIRNKQSAQDSRRRKKMCMDGLENRVAACTAQNHRLEKKAQLLQKQNVSLLELLRKLQALVRKSTTKTTAPKTCTVVVVLSFCLILSPSTCLLRSREPQPELRVLSRQIRKLPNQVAPDVQEDAALEGFTPEPEDPLLLGSLNQSQGEGQSPPNPDPRSFNSNSSSDLPAAADSELGPPQLLSQSDPLQAAVPVAWKAKMKEWVEHTTRVVIQQRHAEEM is encoded by the exons ATGTCGTGCCCAGAGGAACTGGCTGCCCTGGCAGATGAGGACCTGCTTGACTTCCTCCTGAACGATAACGCTCCCTGCCCTGAAATCTTAGGGGACGAGTACAGTCTGCTGGAATACTGGAGCCTGCCAGAGCCTGAG ccCCTGGACAAGGAGACGGATGACTTAATCAGCTCCCTGCTGAGGCCCTTTAACAATGAACCAGGCATGCTGCAGGGTTATTTGCCTGCTGACACTGACAGCGGCATTTCTGAGGATCAGCATCTGTCCCATAGCCCTGGCAGCGAACTTGCCAGCAGCCCTTGGAGCTCAGACATTGTGCGGGTTGATCACAACTATTCCCTTCATTGGGACTGGCCTGCGCTGGAAAGTGTGAGGTCAGACATGGCAGAAGGAGATGTTTCCATTGACCTTG ggGGATGGATGAGTTTGGAAGGCACGAGCAAGGCACTGGAACAGAGCTCCAATTTCCCCATTGCTGTTCCTGTGGATGCCGAACCCCAGCTTGTGCCTGGAGCCGTCGTGCAG TCCAACTTGCCAGAGCTGATCctgacagaggaggagaggcagctccTGAAGAAAGAAGGTGTTTCAATACCAACCTGTCTGCCACTGACCAAA GCTGAAGACCGACTTCTGAAGCAAGTGCGTCGGAAGATCCGGAACAAACAGTCAGCTCAGGATAGTCGTCGCAGGAAGAAGATGTGCATGGATGGCCTGGAAAACAG GGTGGCAGCCTGCACAGCTCAGAACCACAGGCTGGAGAAGAAAGcgcagctgctgcagaaacaaaacGT GTCGCTGCTCGAGCTGTTGCGGAAACTGCAGGCCTTGGTGAGAAAGTCCACCACCAAAACTACCGCACCAAAAACCTGCACCGTG gTCGTggttctgtccttctgcctcattctctcccccagcacctgctTGTTGAGGAGCAGAGAGCCACAGCCAGAGCTCAGAG TGCTGTCACGGCAGATCCGCAAGCTCCCAAACCAGGTAGCACCTGATGTGCAGGAGGATGCTGCGCTGGAGGGGTTCACCCCAGAGCCTGAGGACCCCTTGCTGTTGGGCAGCCTCAATCAATcacagggagaggggcagagTCCACCCAACCCCGATCCCAGATCTTTCAACAGCAACTCATCCTCCGACCTTCCGGCGGCAGCGGACTCCGAGCTGGgccctccccagctgctctcccagaGCGACCCTTTGCAGGCAGCGGTGCCAGTGGCATGGAAAGCCAAGATGAAGGAGTGGGTGGAACACACTACCAGAGTTGTCATCCAGCAGCGCCATGCTGAAGAGATGTga